Proteins encoded in a region of the Streptomyces akebiae genome:
- a CDS encoding PTS sugar transporter subunit IIA produces MTTVTSPLAGRAIGLAAVPDPVFSGAMVGPGTAIDPVREAGEAVAPVDGVIVSLHPHAFVVVDGEGHGVLTHLGIDTVQLNGEGFELLVNKGDTVRRGQAVVRWNPAAVEAAGRSPICPVVALEATADSLTELREDGEVKAGDTLFGWR; encoded by the coding sequence ATGACCACCGTGACGTCCCCTCTCGCAGGACGCGCCATCGGACTGGCCGCCGTACCGGATCCCGTGTTCTCGGGAGCGATGGTCGGCCCCGGCACGGCGATCGATCCCGTGCGGGAGGCAGGGGAGGCCGTCGCTCCCGTGGACGGGGTCATCGTCTCCCTGCACCCGCACGCGTTCGTCGTGGTGGACGGCGAGGGGCACGGTGTGCTGACGCACCTCGGTATCGACACCGTGCAGCTGAACGGTGAGGGCTTCGAGCTGCTCGTGAACAAGGGCGACACCGTGCGACGGGGTCAGGCCGTGGTGCGCTGGAACCCGGCAGCCGTGGAGGCCGCGGGCAGGTCGCCGATCTGTCCTGTGGTGGCCTTGGAGGCCACGGCCGACTCCCTCACGGAGCTCCGTGAGGACGGCGAGGTGAAGGCCGGCGACA